The window TCGGCAAGCCCTGCCGCCCCCAGCAAGGCATCCGCAAGGGCATGGGCAAGCACATCCCCGTCGGAGTGGCCTGCCTCCCCTTTCTCAAAGGGAAGCTCCACGCCCCCCAAAAGGAATTTTCGCCCTGTAGCGAGCTTATGCAAATCTTTGCCTAAACCAATCCGAAACATATAACCTTCCAATATCCGCCTTAAGCTTTTCTCCCCGCAACGATGAGCATTTGCGCCGCCTCGTCGTAGGGGTCCTCGTCCCAGCTGCCGTAAATATCCACCGAAGCAAAACCCGCATTAAGCATGAGGCTGCGGAGTTCGGAGGCCGCGTAGAGGCGCTGGATAAAAACTTTTTCCTGCCTCTCCCCGTCTTTAATAATGATCCACCGGTTCCACATGCTGCCCCAGGAATCTACCGGTGCGCTCTCGGTAAGCACAGTTAATCCTCCCCTCTCGAACCATTCAGCCTCGACAAAATCCCTTACTGCTATCTCCTTTCCCAAAACTTCGATGATAAAGACCCCGCCGCTTTTAAGCGAGTAAAGGGCGTTTTTTAAAAAGAGGAGATCGTCCAGGGGATCTTCAAAATAACCGAAGGAATTATAGAGGTTCAACGCGGCGTCAAAGGCTTCTTTTCTTTTAAAGGAGCGCACATCTTTTTGAATGAATTCCACATCAAGCTTATCGTAGGCTGCATCTTCTTTTGCGGAGCTCAGGTAGCTTTCGGTAATGTCCACCCCCGCAGCCCTGAAGCCCCTGCGGGCAAGCTCCAGGGTAATACGGCCAAAACCGCAGCAGAGGTCGAGGATGCGGGGCGCCTTCCTGCCCTTGATATCCAGATCGTACAGATTGAGACGGGCCATTCGGGTAATGCCGTCAGCCACTGCGGG is drawn from Leadbettera azotonutricia ZAS-9 and contains these coding sequences:
- a CDS encoding class I SAM-dependent methyltransferase, with the translated sequence MSSKKEWFEDAEFWERYAPVMFDAARWAEVPAVADGITRMARLNLYDLDIKGRKAPRILDLCCGFGRITLELARRGFRAAGVDITESYLSSAKEDAAYDKLDVEFIQKDVRSFKRKEAFDAALNLYNSFGYFEDPLDDLLFLKNALYSLKSGGVFIIEVLGKEIAVRDFVEAEWFERGGLTVLTESAPVDSWGSMWNRWIIIKDGERQEKVFIQRLYAASELRSLMLNAGFASVDIYGSWDEDPYDEAAQMLIVAGRKA